In Melanotaenia boesemani isolate fMelBoe1 chromosome 5, fMelBoe1.pri, whole genome shotgun sequence, the DNA window GACCACTTTGGATTATTTCCAATCTTCGCAGCTGTGGGGTGTATTTAAACGTATCCGGGTGTAAAGATCTTGTGAagaatttttctgttttaaaggaTTCTAAAGATTTCAGACCACTAAGCAGATCTGGTGAAACATCAGCAGAGTAGGTGTCATAAGTTTTGAGAACAAGCGTCTTCAAGTTGACTAAATCAGAGAAAGATGGCTCGAAATTTTGTTGAAGACTATTTGGCTTCCAATTAAAGGTGAGATGAAGGCTCAGGGTTTCCAGGTGTTGTAGGCCCCTGAAAGTTGCTTTTTCATACACACTGAGTGACAGGCTAAGTGTTTTAAGGTGATCAAGTCCTTCAAAAGTTCCCCCATAAACATTATAATATGAGTCCGACTCCAAATCCAAAGAACTGAGGGACAACAGGTTCTGGAAGGTACCTTGCATAAGCTGTAAAAACCTATTATTGTGCATATTCAGAGTTTCTAGTTTCTGTAAACTTCCTTTGAGGCTGGATTCGATTGTACAAAAGATATTTTCCCCAATATCAAGTTCTTTCAAATTATTGAGATTTTGAAAAACACACTCTTGAAGACTGGACATGAGATTGCGTTTCAGATTGAGGGCTGTAatgcttgtcaagttctggaAATCAAGGCAGCTGAGCTCACTGATGAAGTTAGCGTGCAGATTCAGGCTTTCCAGTCTGGCGAGTCCTCGGACTGCAAGTGGTACTTTTTTTAGCTGGTTTGACTCAAGATTCAACAGCTTGAGTTGTCTCGTATTTTGGAGTGCATGTTCAGACATACCAGACAGATCATTATGTGATAACTTGAGCTCATTAAGTTGCGAACACGACCAAAGCAAGTTATCATCTACAAACCCAATCTTGTTAAGGATTGCGTCAAGGCTTCTTAGAGATGGGGTTTGGCAGGCGACATCTATGAGGCCGTCATCTATAAACTTCTCCATGAACAACAGGGAAAGTTGTTGCAGGGAAGCAGCAGTCTGTAACATCGCGCTATATGTTTCAAAGCTAATATAACATCCACTAAGTGCCAAGCTAGTTAAGCTGCTCAGAAAGGTCTTGTTTGGCACATTCCAGTCTATGTCATAGCTGCACTTGCTGAAGTCCAGACTCTTTAGATGAGGAAAAATATCCTTTGTAATGCTGAACGTTCTCAGTGGATTCATACTAAGTTCAAgcattttaatgtttgaaatgtttaaagGTAGGTCATCTGATTGAAAAGAGGTAAACTTGTTATACCCAATTCCTAGATATGTTAAAAATGGGAATTTTAATATCGGAGCAATGTCTGTAATTTGATGTAGTTGGTTGCTTCCCAGTTCCACCCACTGGATGCTGACCAGGGGTTGAAAAGCACCAGGGGATACAAAGGAGATCTGATTGGTGCATAGAGAGAGAAACACTAATCTGGACAGACCCAGAAACATGTTATCTGTCAGGTTTCTGAGTCGATTCTCATCCAAGAAGAGCGAATTTAATTCTCCCAAGTCTGCAAAAGCCCCATCATCAATATGTGAAATAAAGTTGTATTCAACCTGTGCAGTTCTGAGCTTTGATAAACCTCTTAAATCTGTCCTGGTAATAGCTAAAATCTGATTTGAGCCGAGATCTAGTGATGCTGCATTTCTGGGAATGTCATCTGGAATTGCTGAGATGCCATGCTGCCTGCATGAAACCGACACATCAGAGTTATTTTCAGAGTAAGCTATGGTGCAATTTTTCAGGGTAAAACCATGTGAGGGGCCATGATGAAGGGACAAAAACAGAAGTGAAACGAGCAGAAAAGGCCAAGTTCCTGAAGCCAGCATGGTGACCTTTGAGAGCAGGGTGGCTTCGCTCATGTCCTGTAGAGACTGGGATGTGGGGGCTATTTTTTCACAGCTGAGAGGAATAAAGAAGAAATCAAAGTTTCAGGACTTTTACTCAGATTACATTTTCTCTTCTAACAGCATgcaactgcaactttatttataactcacttaaaaaacataaaggaCCAAAGTGCaacatgacattaaaataaaaacaatcaaaataaatagCACATTAAGtacataaaaagttaaaatagttcaaataaaataaataaaatgtctaatGTACAAAGGTAGCTTATTCCACAGTTTAGGTGCTACCAGAAAGGGTCCGGCATTCTTAAACAAGAGATGCTCTGACTCAAGCTCTGTCTATGACCACTGAATAAAAATCAATCCAGCACTCTCCTTACTGCTTATTTATCTGATATTTGATTCACTGACACAAACTTGGTTTTCCTGGTGGCTTTCCAGGAATCTTGAGCTACATAACCAGAAAGTGGACTATTTTTGGAGCTACCCCTAAAGTCTCAGGTAAGTGTTTTCAGAGGTCTCCTATAAGGAGCTAGCTCAATATCTTGTAATCTCTTATCACTTTCAATGTGTAACTATTATGTAGCCACAAGTTTATTATCTTGTTGTATGTATTAGAAATCCATGGCCACAAGTTAGCAATGAATTGCCACAAATtaatatgatataatataatttttctttctagtctcctttttatttctcttcactaTTCTCATTGTTTTCTGTCCCCtttggtcaggtccagcaagattatataaatgacttaatttaaaataaataaataagattttaaaaatcagaTAATCAAGAGGGGCCTTATAATCATAAAGCTCCCGTTGGCAAAGAAAATTTGTTCATGCTGGAagcacaagttaaaaaaaaaaacaaaaaaaaaacaattgtgcTATTCAAAAAAACTTGgctttcttttataaaacattttaatattataataatatataacaGTTTAAAAATTAGATTCAAAACCCTTCATTTTAAATACTGAAATTAATTTCAGATTTGTCAGATTTATTATGTCGCTAATAATAATCCGACATGAGAGAAAGAGTTTGAATACAGACGTGTGATGGTTTAACGCCATTAGACCTGTAGCTGCCTGCTCTCATTTTCTTGTAGGTTTATTTCtgttccccctttttttttttttttttttttttggcagacagacagatagatataATCCAATGAAGTAATAAAAGATCCGTTTAAAGTTGGCGACATGCACAGCTCAACAGTCAGGATTTGGTTTAAATGTACTCACCAGTCTCTTCTTCATGCATCCTTTAGCTAAGTTTAATCAGTCGTGAGTACAAGATGGTTTTCACATCTCATTCACTGCAGACTAAAAACTTGACACCTAACTGTGTCAGATGTCAGAAATGTTTCACGTGGTCAGTGTAGATGTGTTTTGTGCTACTTTTATGGTTACACACTAAGGAAGTTTGTAATTAAGCCTCTGCTGTTCACAACATGACTGAAGTGTCAAGTCACTGCAAAAATTTATGACAAACAGGAATTCGCACTGCATCTttaataagtaagtaagtaaagtctATTTGTAAAGCTATTCACAAATATAAAATCAcactaaaaagtaaaataagaaaataaggtGCCATGATacctaataaaacataaaagaaggccttaaaataaaataaaaaggtagtTAGGTACTTTTTGCAAAAAAGTTTTAACTGCTTTTTGAGAGTCCACAAAGTCAACTGAACATAGTTGTAGTGGTCAACTCTTCCAAGCCTTGGTACCAttgagcagtgtttctcaaatgGAGGCACATGTACCTCGATAAGACTTCTTACATA includes these proteins:
- the LOC121639722 gene encoding toll-like receptor 13 isoform X1, which codes for MSEATLLSKVTMLASGTWPFLLVSLLFLSLHHGPSHGFTLKNCTIAYSENNSDVSVSCRQHGISAIPDDIPRNAASLDLGSNQILAITRTDLRGLSKLRTAQVEYNFISHIDDGAFADLGELNSLFLDENRLRNLTDNMFLGLSRLVFLSLCTNQISFVSPGAFQPLVSIQWVELGSNQLHQITDIAPILKFPFLTYLGIGYNKFTSFQSDDLPLNISNIKMLELSMNPLRTFSITKDIFPHLKSLDFSKCSYDIDWNVPNKTFLSSLTSLALSGCYISFETYSAMLQTAASLQQLSLLFMEKFIDDGLIDVACQTPSLRSLDAILNKIGFVDDNLLWSCSQLNELKLSHNDLSGMSEHALQNTRQLKLLNLESNQLKKVPLAVRGLARLESLNLHANFISELSCLDFQNLTSITALNLKRNLMSSLQECVFQNLNNLKELDIGENIFCTIESSLKGSLQKLETLNMHNNRFLQLMQGTFQNLLSLSSLDLESDSYYNVYGGTFEGLDHLKTLSLSLSVYEKATFRGLQHLETLSLHLTFNWKPNSLQQNFEPSFSDLVNLKTLVLKTYDTYSADVSPDLLSGLKSLESFKTEKFFTRSLHPDTFKYTPQLRRLEIIQSGLTHLAPEVFWPIPNLKELDLSNNKLSSLDFLSRANLPKLRWLKLSNNELSIINETTFQSLPALTYLDLSDNPLTCECSNSGFNQWILNNNQTQVVNGHQYPCAFPVSQKGNMFLDFDVRLCWVDSSFLCFVSSSCLVMLTLLASFVYHFLRLHIIYTYYLLLAFLYDKTRSKKGTPDSYDAFVSYNIHDEAWVCSELLPILEGQQGWKLCLHHRDFVPGKPIIENITEAIYSCRKTICVISRHYLQSEWCSREIQMASFRLFDEHKDVLIMLFLEDIPVQQLSPYHQMRGLVKRCTYLSWPQATQHSGVFWQNVERALGAAESPTDNSLLRV